A stretch of DNA from Cyprinus carpio isolate SPL01 chromosome A25, ASM1834038v1, whole genome shotgun sequence:
CTTACACCCCTCCCCCACTTACATTGTAGTCTTTTATTATGAACTACAATCCCTATCTTTAACTTTTTCTGTTTTACTGAACTCATAATAatgttttccttatttatttatttttcacaggctTCACAATAACGCAGAGGTTGTATTGTACAGAATCCTGCTGTAAATAAATTCAAGTGTGTGTTGCAGCTGTCGCTCTGCCTCTTTGTTTTGGGTCGCTCTTCGGCGCCGACCAATAGGAGAACGCCTTACTTAACCCGTTCGACCAATGAGCGTTGAGCTTTGATCCACCGTGCCAGTTCCGAGGCGCGCACCGAGCCATTTCTTCTTTTATCCGCCTTCGCAAAACCGTTTAATTACGCATTTCAGCAGCGCTGTTTTTATTAACCCACAAGCTTCGATGCGCAATcacccaaaacatatttttggggGTGTAACAGATAGCTGTGTTCGTCGTGAAATCCTACGAGGACTTTCACACGGAAGGCGCGAGCCGGTCTGACGGGTGTCAACAGAGTCGCgcgcttttattttcatttattctcGTTTATTCTCGTTCAGGTACTAACAAAAACACACCGCTTGGCTTTCATAAGTGGAAGGGAAATAGCTGCGTTTGCGTTTTGTAAGTAATAACCCGTGTGTAATATTGCATTCTGTAAATACAGATCAAGCATGGCGCAATTCCTCGAGGATCCGGCGCTGCTCACTAAAGAGAAGCTGAAGAGCGAGTTACTGGCGAATAACGTCCCTCTGCCCAGCGCCGACAGCAAGAAAGACGTGTATGTGCAGCTGTATCTGAAGAATCTGACGGTGCTCAACAAGAAGAGGCTCTCTGCTCCCGCTCCGGACACTTTCTCCAGCGATGAGGAGCTGACAGCGCCGCCGGTGTCCAACAAGAGCCGCTCGGGGAAGGTGCGCGAGAACGAGCCTCTGAAATCACATGCATTCATTAACACTGATTGTGCCTAACCCTGAGAagcattaaaaaattgttttaattttttttatgtcattgcaTTGGTCGGAGCATACGAAtgccccccattttttaaaataggcattaaagtgcactatccaaactttactgcatttcgttgccttgtaccttacatgtgcagtgacaataaagttgaatctaatctaatctaatctaaattgttgtaatttatgaacactttggattatagacctaaggttggtctatttttaaataaaatatattttatgaccTTTGTAGATACTAAGTTactcaaataaacagaaatgataAGGCATGTATatgcaaaaacaatgttttatttattttgtttttttcattcaccaatcagttttaaggtttcaggctatttttaaccaaactttgcacaaagatgattctcaaccatgttatgaaaattataacagaatgatttgatactATTTAACTTTTTGCAACATGTGCATACAATGTCCATAAATTGGAATTCCCATTCTATACattgcatctaatttgcatattaatgtgttcttgtggCAAaccataattttgatttaataccccataacatttttaatattaagaatattttaatgtttattaaatatatgctaaTAATTATTACAggaaatatgataataattagaattattatCATGATGAGAATTtctgattataataattattgttatcacAATAATTCTAGTTTTTTGAGACCGACCATTCAAACATtatggattttacatattttattaccaataactaaatatataatcagAACTATtacatgaaatataataataatgattatcattattatccTGAGAATGTTATGATCATAAACAGATCGACCagtgctttttttcttaattttttcttaatatactcaatatatatatggatgtgtgcttgtataaatatatttatatataattgctaataattaatatttttctgacttacaaagttattttacatgtaaacactTTTACATTCTATACACATAGAAGCTCTTCTCTGATGTTCTTAGTAGGTCGAAATGgagattaataaaagtatttacatgcattttccTTTTGATACTCCCTCAATCTTCAGAAAGCCACAAGAAAGACGGACCGAGGTCGGGCAGAAGAGAACGACGTCTCTGGTTTGACTGATGAAGAGCTGAAGGTCCAGCTTCTGAAGTATGGAGTCCATTCAGGACCAATTGTTGGTGGGTACAACGGTTTTCGGCGGTCTTATTGTGTTTGTGAGTATTGATGAATGTCCTGCATCTGTAGATTTCTGAAGGCTTGTACTGTATTGGTTCTGTATGCATCGCAGCCTCTACACGTAAGCTGTACGAGAAGAAGCTTCAACTGCTCCTGGAGCATCCGCCGGTGGAGACCCGCCTCCCTGAACCTGAGACCACCCTCCCTGAGGCCGTCACCATCAAAGCCGATGGAAACCAGAACGGCAGCACACACTCGGCCGAAGAAGAACAGTACAGCGACAAAGAAGGTGAACCGATCAACACTGAGTCAAGTTTTTCTACTACTGCATTCAGAAATAATGAAACATTTGTACACGTGATAGTGGCATTCATTCTAAATAACATTTAAgctattttaaagggttagttcaccccaaaatgaatctCTTATGTTAATGTACTTTGAAACCCATAAACGCTTTgatcgtcttcggaacacaatttaagatatttcggatgaaaaccgggaggcttgtgactgtcccatagactgacaaataaataacagtgtcaaggtccataaaaggtatgaaagtcttcttcagaatactccatctgccatcagacgtgcaatctgggttatatgaagcgacgggaacactttttgtaagcgaagaaaaacaaaaataatgactttattcaataaaataaagtctcctctgtgtctctgcatatcaccgtatgctgcgtatgctcttctgtgtcctccgcgccacaaggatgcgctgtttctacttgtatttagctttaatttgaaagaaaacagcgcatccttgtggtggggaggacacagaagagcatacacagcatacggtgatatggagagacacagaggagactttattttattgaataaagtcattatttttgttttcttcgcttacaaaaagtgtttgtgtcgcttcatataacccagattgcacgtctgatggcagatggagtattctgaagaagactttcataccttttatggaccttgacactgttatttactatcagtctatgggacagtcacaggcctcccggctttcatccaaaatatcttaaattgtgttctgaagacgaacggagcgtttatgggtttggaagtgattaatgacaaaatgttcattttggggtggagtatccctttaaatgccaAACCAAATAcgtttaaagtgaaagtgaaaatgacatTCTGTTCACTTACCTATCATTCGAcacgaatccaaatgtttacatatttttggcGTAACCTTGCATTTGCTtactaaactaatatttataatgtaaacaagGTGATGTTCTTCACTTGTGTCTCTAATATCCCAATATCCAACTGCTTCAAACTGAGTCGTGTAACTAATTATATCTCTGGCTGACTTTTAGTTTTATGATGAATGAGTGTATTTGTTTTTGCACTTTGCACATGTTTTGCATgctaatttttaaatgcataacgCATGGCTTTGGAATATAGGACAGTCATTGTTATTGGAATAATTCACCAAGACGACTTTCATGTGTTATTGTCTTATATCTACTTTTGGATGCAATGATCGATTTTGATTCGATATCaagtcaagatttttttattcttaagagTAAAAAGAGTTCATTGTTCCAAAagttgtaattataattaaaaaaaatgatttaaagttaTATATTAAGTATCGTTTTGCTCTGCATTGGATTGGCAGGAGTTGATCCCGTACCAGAGCCGGTTCCCGTTGTGACTAAACTGGTCCGGAGCCGAGGAAAGACTCCAGTCACCATCAGGACCAGCAGCAGACAGCGAGCTAAAGTAAAGACTGCACAAGCACAGAAACAGTACACTTAGCATCACAGTAGAGTCTCATCAGGCCCTGAATTATGGTGCACGGTCTAATCTGCTGCGCTGCTGTAATAGTTGAGTTTTATTCTTTCCAGCAGCAGGTGGAGGAGACCGCAGCAGTCAGTGAGGAATCCTCTGTGGATGGAGGAGATATTCTAAAGGAAATCTTCCCAGATGAACCTGCCACTCCAACTGGATTAACGTGAGTATGAAGATGTGCGGTCCTCTTTAGTGCAAGTTTGACCTGCGTCATATTTGCTGAACGAAATCctgtatttgtttcttgtttcttatCCAAAAATAAAGCCTGCTTTGCTCAAGCATTTCAGACTTTCTAACAAAATACGATGCGTTTCATAGCGTTTTTGATTTTTACAGCCATTTGTAATGAATGTGAGCCAGATTGCAACTATTTGTTCAATTCTCAGCCTCTGTGTCACATGCATGACATTGTTTCCTGATTTCATGGTTAAAATTATGACCAAAAGCAGATGAAAATCTTTGGGTGTTTTACTGCATCGTTAACCTCCTGAGACCCTGCgccctcatatgaggacattacattttagtgaatttctctgagactgtacataAGTCTgtatgtcctgtacagagcacattcagggcttttcagagacaCTAAATAGTTGGATGTTTCACCGTGACCACTCCCTCTCTTTGGTCTTCAAACATGTcagataatatgataatattttgtagcaattatcatttaaatctgactaatttttaaactgtgtgtcataaatcagcatctcaggaaaatgttatggggtttcaaatcaaaatatgactttctgttacgaaacaggacgttgatttcatacatgtcctcatTTGAGGACAttgggactaaaagcatgtttattacgcattttgggagacacaacaaatgaacAGGGAAAGAAATTAGatttcaatattcctatgaaatattataaatttctatgaaaatcttgtcaattattacacttctttttttattacattgccccaaaaacacattaatatacaaattagaTCTAGTTTATAGATgcattgtatataatgagaaaacctgtttatggccattttacacacattttgcagaaagaaaaacagtatataaaattattctgttataacatagttgagaatcatctttatacaaagtttggtataaaaaaaataaaaagaaatcctgaaaactaaaaatgtattggtttaaaaatatatatatattgtttttgccatgcgtgttcattcatgtcttttaatttattattattattattattattattatttttaattgagtcCCAATGTCCTCTACCAAGGATTTAGcataacttatgaatgaaatatcatttaaaaaaaaaaaaaaaaatgctctaaacaatgtaatgacatgaaaaaatactaatatttttttgcCGGGTATCAGGAGGTTAAatggaatatttgaatattttctttcaGCTAATTTGAAGAttgtaagttaaattaaatattttcaatgcttctgtttgtcattaaaacaaaatgaccGAACATTCGACTGCTTTTGATAAGggcaataaatctaaataaaaatctatatagtaaaaaaaaaaaaaatcttcattctgCCAGCCTGTCTTATCACTTCTTTAATTAAACTCCATAATAACGCTGTGTATCTGAACAGTGCCACATGTCGGAAGCCGATCCGTGGTGCTG
This window harbors:
- the LOC109050276 gene encoding lamina-associated polypeptide 2, isoforms beta/gamma-like isoform X1, which codes for MAQFLEDPALLTKEKLKSELLANNVPLPSADSKKDVYVQLYLKNLTVLNKKRLSAPAPDTFSSDEELTAPPVSNKSRSGKKATRKTDRGRAEENDVSGLTDEELKVQLLKYGVHSGPIVASTRKLYEKKLQLLLEHPPVETRLPEPETTLPEAVTIKADGNQNGSTHSAEEEQYSDKEGVDPVPEPVPVVTKLVRSRGKTPVTIRTSSRQRAKQQVEETAAVSEESSVDGGDILKEIFPDEPATPTGLTATCRKPIRGAAGRPVKLLNLRSEEPLLQQNTYTVTKSSVADVRSGAPAARPKPRRWFAFWLKLLVFVTLAASLYYAFQSVSADQISACQLYVQDNVITPIVNYISSESPAEGDDGK
- the LOC109050276 gene encoding lamina-associated polypeptide 2, isoforms beta/gamma-like isoform X2; amino-acid sequence: MAQFLEDPALLTKEKLKSELLANNVPLPSADSKKDVYVQLYLKNLTVLNKKRLSAPAPDTFSSDEELTAPPVSNKSRSGKKATRKTDRGRAEENDVSGLTDEELKVQLLKYGVHSGPIVASTRKLYEKKLQLLLEHPPVETRLPEPETTLPEAVTIKADGNQNGSTHSAEEEQYSDKEGVDPVPEPVPVVTKLVRSRGKTPVTIRTSSRQRAKQVEETAAVSEESSVDGGDILKEIFPDEPATPTGLTATCRKPIRGAAGRPVKLLNLRSEEPLLQQNTYTVTKSSVADVRSGAPAARPKPRRWFAFWLKLLVFVTLAASLYYAFQSVSADQISACQLYVQDNVITPIVNYISSESPAEGDDGK